Proteins encoded within one genomic window of Minwuia thermotolerans:
- the meaB gene encoding methylmalonyl Co-A mutase-associated GTPase MeaB, translated as MVTAPDLEQMADRIAAGNRRALARAITLVESSRADHRTQAQELLEKLVGRAGGAIRLGISGTPGVGKSTFIEAFGQHLTAAGHRVAVLAVDPSSKRTGGSILGDKTRMEHLARDPNAFIRPSPSGGTLGGVARRTRETMLLVEAAGYDVVLVETVGVGQSETTVAEMVDLFMLLLSPGGGDELQGIKRGVMELADLIVINKADGDLLAAAKRAATEYRGALGLIRPKTPHWRARVRLASALKGEGIEEIWRDITKYREAMTEAGALEKQRAEQAKAWMWQELTDGLVYALTRDRRVAAALPDWEARVMSGEATPGAAADALRALFLGHSEA; from the coding sequence ATCGTGACCGCGCCCGATCTGGAGCAGATGGCCGACCGCATCGCCGCCGGCAATCGCCGCGCCCTGGCCCGCGCCATCACGCTGGTCGAATCCAGCCGGGCCGATCACCGCACGCAGGCCCAGGAGCTTCTGGAAAAGCTGGTCGGCCGGGCCGGCGGCGCTATCCGGCTGGGCATTTCCGGCACGCCGGGCGTCGGCAAGTCGACCTTCATCGAAGCCTTCGGCCAGCATCTGACCGCCGCCGGCCACCGGGTCGCCGTTCTGGCCGTCGATCCGTCGTCGAAACGCACAGGCGGCTCCATCCTGGGCGACAAGACACGCATGGAGCATCTGGCGCGCGACCCAAACGCCTTCATCCGGCCCTCGCCCTCGGGCGGCACGCTGGGCGGCGTGGCCCGGCGCACCCGCGAGACCATGCTTCTGGTCGAGGCCGCCGGCTATGATGTCGTGCTGGTGGAAACCGTCGGCGTCGGCCAGTCCGAAACCACCGTGGCCGAGATGGTCGACCTGTTCATGCTGCTGCTCTCGCCGGGCGGCGGCGACGAGTTGCAGGGCATCAAGCGCGGCGTCATGGAGCTGGCCGACCTGATCGTCATCAACAAGGCCGATGGCGATCTGCTGGCCGCGGCCAAACGGGCGGCGACGGAATACCGCGGCGCGCTCGGCCTGATCCGTCCGAAGACGCCGCACTGGCGCGCCAGGGTGCGGCTGGCCTCCGCGCTGAAGGGCGAAGGCATCGAAGAGATCTGGCGCGACATCACGAAATACCGCGAGGCGATGACGGAAGCCGGCGCACTCGAAAAGCAGCGGGCCGAACAGGCCAAGGCCTGGATGTGGCAGGAGCTGACGGACGGGCTGGTATACGCGCTGACACGCGACCGGCGCGTTGCGGCGGCATTGCCGGACTGGGAAGCGCGGGTGATGAGCGGCGAAGCGACGCCCGGCGCGGCCGCGGATGCGCTGCGCGCGCTGTTCCTCGGCCATTCGGAGGCTTGA
- the rpmB gene encoding 50S ribosomal protein L28, which yields MARRCELTGKGVMSGHNVSHSNIKTKRRFLPSVRRVKLGSDALGRTVTLKISTHALRSVEHNEGIDNYILKQSDANLSLNARRLKREIRKARAERGAAADLTLPAEADADAVEEAAT from the coding sequence ATGGCTCGGCGGTGCGAGCTGACCGGCAAGGGCGTGATGTCCGGCCACAATGTCAGCCACTCCAACATCAAGACCAAACGGCGCTTCCTGCCGAGCGTGCGGCGCGTGAAGCTCGGCTCCGACGCGCTGGGCCGGACCGTCACCCTCAAGATCTCGACCCATGCCCTGCGCTCGGTCGAGCACAACGAGGGCATCGACAACTACATCCTGAAGCAGTCCGATGCGAACCTGTCGCTGAACGCCCGGCGGCTGAAGCGGGAGATCAGGAAGGCCCGCGCCGAGCGCGGCGCAGCGGCCGACCTGACCCTGCCGGCGGAAGCCGACGCGGATGCGGTGGAGGAAGCCGCCACCTGA
- a CDS encoding dienelactone hydrolase family protein produces the protein MLARRTVLKGAASLPLAAILADPLLSRAAAATLNETALTTHDGRTVTGFVAMPEKTPAPAMLLIHEWWGLNDQIKTMADEFAKMGYVAVAADLYDGKVATDPGNARAYMQQVDAAQATGTLASWIDWMKAHEAVNGKVGTVGWCFGGGWSLNASIARPVDATVVYYGNVAREAEALKQLRGPVLGHFAEQDEWINHEMVRKFEAEMALAGKDVTSYWYDAQHGFANPTTARYDAQDAMLAWARTQDFLLANLG, from the coding sequence ATGCTTGCTCGCAGAACCGTACTGAAAGGCGCGGCGTCGCTGCCGCTGGCCGCCATCCTCGCCGATCCCCTCCTGTCGCGCGCGGCGGCGGCGACGCTCAACGAAACCGCCTTGACCACGCATGACGGCCGCACCGTGACCGGCTTCGTCGCCATGCCGGAGAAGACCCCCGCGCCGGCGATGCTGCTGATCCACGAATGGTGGGGCCTGAACGATCAGATCAAGACCATGGCCGACGAGTTCGCGAAGATGGGCTATGTCGCCGTCGCCGCCGATCTCTACGACGGCAAGGTGGCGACCGATCCGGGCAACGCGCGCGCCTACATGCAGCAGGTCGACGCGGCGCAGGCCACCGGCACGCTGGCCAGCTGGATCGACTGGATGAAGGCCCATGAGGCGGTCAACGGGAAGGTGGGCACGGTCGGATGGTGCTTCGGCGGCGGCTGGTCGCTGAACGCCTCCATCGCCCGGCCAGTGGACGCCACGGTGGTCTACTACGGGAATGTCGCCCGCGAGGCCGAAGCGCTGAAGCAGCTGAGGGGGCCGGTGCTGGGACACTTCGCCGAGCAGGACGAGTGGATCAACCACGAGATGGTGAGAAAGTTCGAGGCCGAGATGGCTCTCGCCGGCAAGGATGTCACCAGCTACTGGTACGATGCCCAGCACGGCTTCGCGAACCCCACCACGGCCCGCTACGACGCGCAGGACGCGATGCTCGCATGGGCCCGGACCCAGGATTTCCTGCTCGCCAATCTCGGCTAG